The nucleotide sequence AGCGTCGCCGCCGTCGACGGAGACCGAGACGCGGTGGTCGGCGGTGCCGCCCTCGACCGTGCCCTCGAAGGTCACGGACTGGCCGGTCTCGCCGCCGTCCTCTGGGGTGGAGACGGCCGGCGCGTTGACCGCGACGTTGAGCTCCCACTGGTCGCCCAGGACGTCCAGCGCGTTGTACTGGCCACCGGACACCGCGAAGCCGATGCCGAAGCTGCCGGTGTTGCAGTCGGGGCCGAAGTCCGAGCCCGAGTTCACGCCCAGGGCGTAGTTGCCGACGACGATCGAGCCGCCGGAGTCGCCGCCCAACATGCAGGCGTCGAAGATGAAGCCGGTGACGGTCTCGCCGGTGCCGAACGTGACGGACTGCTCAGGGGTCTGGATGGTGCCGCAGGTCCAGCCCGAGGTGGAACCCGACTTGCAGGCCTCGGCGCCCTGGACGGCGTCGATGGTGCCGTAGACGGTGACCGAGTTCTCGTCCGGAGCGCCTTCGCCGCCACCCCAGCCGGCGACCTGGGGGACACCGGTGTAGTCGGGGTTGGTGATGTCGACCAGGCCGGCGTCGTAGTTGTCGAAGTCCGGGCCGAAGTGGAACGAGCCGTCGGTGAGGTCGCCGATCTCGTCGCCGACGTTGAGCGGCGGCGGCGGGTCCTGCGGCGGGCCGATCGGAGCGTCCAGCGGCAGGTGCGAGACCGGGCCGGCGAGCTGCTCGTAGGTCTCGCCGTCCAGGCCGCAGTGACCGGCGGTCAGGTAGCGGTCGGCGCCGTCGGGCGTGTAGCCGCTGAAGCCGACCGAGCAGCGGTAGCCGCTGCCGTCCGGGCTGGCCTGCGTGAAGAAGCCGTAACCGCCCTTGTGGTCGATCTTCGGCTCGAAGTCGTAGTCGGAGTAGTCGTGCTGCTCCGGCTCGCCGATCTCGACCTTGGCGCCGACCGCCTCAGCGGCGGCGACGTCGGCCTCGGCCTCGACGTACAGGGTGACGTCCTGGCCGTCGATGACGGTGGCGTTGACGTTCACGCCGGCGTCGACGAGCTCAGCAGACACGTCAGCGGCGACCTTGGCGGCCGCCGCGTTGGCGAGGTACTCCTCGGCGGAGATGCCGAGGTCACGCTGGATGGCCTCAACGAGGCCGGTGGGGAGCTCGTCGGCCTGGGGGGCAAACGCCTCCGCAGCGAACGTCTGCAGGGACCCGGTGACGGTCTCCTCCTCGGCCGAAGCTGCCGTGGAAGAGATGACGACGCCTGTGCTCACGAGAGCGCAGACGCCCAGCACACCGGAGACCCGTGCGACGCCGCGACGGCGCAGCAGGGCTGTGCTCACAGTTACTCCAAAATGAAATGTCATTGACATGGAATGGATCCGGTGCACCGCCGGCGGGGTGGAACTGCCGTCGGCACCTCCGGAACCTGTGTCACCCTACAGCACCGTTCAGGCCCATATTCAAGTACTCGGCACCTATCAGGGCGAATGTCCGACATCACGGTGAGTGACGACAAAATTGAATGCTCAAGTGGTGAATAGTGCGAATCGGACACAACCGGGTCGTTGACCGGTGGTGTCACCAGGAGATGCGAAGGTCGCACCGCGTGTCGCAGGACTCGTTGCGGGGCTCGGGACTGGCCGGCGGGCATGGTCGCGTCGGTGGGTGCGGCCGTCCCGGCAGGCATTCGAGCGGCCTGCAGAGGGCGCTGGCGGCGATCTTGTCGGCGGTTATATGGCGCGCGTATAGCGACCGCTGGTGCGAGTGGTGCCACTGTGACGAGTGGGGCCAGTGGGGCCGGCCGCCCGGGGCGCCGCAGGTGGTGCGGCGGACGTCAGGCGGCGGTGCGGGCGTCAGGCTGCGGTGCGGCGGCGGCGCCAGGCGATGGCGCCCGCGACCGCCGCACCGGCGACCAGGATC is from Jiangella alkaliphila and encodes:
- a CDS encoding S1 family peptidase; the protein is MSTALLRRRGVARVSGVLGVCALVSTGVVISSTAASAEEETVTGSLQTFAAEAFAPQADELPTGLVEAIQRDLGISAEEYLANAAAAKVAADVSAELVDAGVNVNATVIDGQDVTLYVEAEADVAAAEAVGAKVEIGEPEQHDYSDYDFEPKIDHKGGYGFFTQASPDGSGYRCSVGFSGYTPDGADRYLTAGHCGLDGETYEQLAGPVSHLPLDAPIGPPQDPPPPLNVGDEIGDLTDGSFHFGPDFDNYDAGLVDITNPDYTGVPQVAGWGGGEGAPDENSVTVYGTIDAVQGAEACKSGSTSGWTCGTIQTPEQSVTFGTGETVTGFIFDACMLGGDSGGSIVVGNYALGVNSGSDFGPDCNTGSFGIGFAVSGGQYNALDVLGDQWELNVAVNAPAVSTPEDGGETGQSVTFEGTVEGGTADHRVSVSVDGGDAVEGDVAADGSFSVPLEGDLEPGEHSYAVQAFYGNHSQSEVTEGSWTVTEAPPVEELAVDSPSEGQTTGNARPEFSGTGQPGATVALTVGDAEFGSAEVGEDGSWAIAPESDLPVGVRFDAVVTQTFEEDTQKVTVAGLGIEAADVTITAPEDGSSVAGDTNFEGTSFGGATVGLLLEQAAADAAGDDAQPRLGLRAEGDDDVEEWAGEFEIDDAGNWTFDPAEDLPEGEYTITAQATLEGGDPELADSEAVATFTVANGGGDDDGDDDLPDTGSSGTTWMIVGGVALLLAGGAAVAVRARRNAGSTTA